One Actinosynnema pretiosum DNA segment encodes these proteins:
- a CDS encoding type I polyketide synthase: MAEEQKLREYLKRATTELRQARRRLAEVEDREPDPIALVAMGCRFPGGVRTPERLWQLLEAGADLVSGFPAERGWDQDALYDPDPDAPGRTYVVEGGFLSEVDHFDAGFFGISPREAAATDPQQRLLLETAWETVERAGIDPLSLAGSRTGVYIGCHYQDHGVLLNRAPESYEGYLVTASNTSVVSGRISYALGLRGPAVTIDTACSSSLTALHLAARSVREGECDLALAGGVAVMATPASFTGFSRQRGLAVDGRCKAFAAAADGMGLAEGLGLVLVERLSDARRNGHPVLAVLRGSAVNQDGASNGLTAPNGTAQQDVIRLALADARLSADQVDAVEAHGTGTTLGDPIEAQALLATYGQGRERPLWLGSVKSNTGHTQTASGIAGVIKVVLALRHGFLPRTLHVDAPSPHVDWSAGKVELLTEGRPWPEVGRPRRAGVSSFGVSGTNVHVILEQVEDAPVEPTPVRQVVPLLLSAKTPQALRACAAQLAPVVRTGLVDVGHSLATTRSAFERRAVLVAPDPDAAERGLTALAEGGELPELIQGAAVDRGEVVFVFPGQGSQWVGMGLGLRDSCPVFAARLDECAEALRSFVDWDLLGVLGDPGALERVDVVQPVLWAVMVSLAAVWESYGVRPAAVLGHSQGEIAAACVSGALSLVDGARVVALRSRAIRALAGRGGMVSIALPANLVRERLVEGVSVAAVNGPESTVVSGGSAGLEEFFAAAERDGLRVKWIPVDYASHSAHVEEIREELLAALGPISPVVGRVPLLSAVTGELVDGSGLGAAYWYRNLRETVEFERAVRSLSERGFGAFVEVSAHPVLTLGVQQTAEDALVVGTLRRDEDGLDRVLSSLAEAHVNGVEVDWSPAFPDAHRVDLPTYPFQRQRHRLPVGERAGADVESAGLRPAGHPLLGAAVEMPGGGALLTGRISLREHPWLADHSVFGTVLLPGTAFLELAVHAADTTGCGRIEELALEAPLVLPERGAAQLQLAVDPEDETGARTFHLHSRKGDAAEWTRNATGVLAANPGAPETVADAEWPPRGADPVPVDDFYTGFTERGYGHGPAFQGLRAAWRRGDEVFAEVRLPEELTGGADRYGLHPALLDAATHAVALTGARRDDAHLPFSWQGVTLHATGATSVRVRVLATGPDTYRVALTDETGAPVATAESLTVRPVTEEQVRPAHDSLFHVRWAPVPGDNGGGGAPVVAVPHDELRLATRLTGPALPTDPAAAPPGFALATFAGGATDLASATRAVTARALELLQSWLADDRLVESTLVVCTRGAVRTGSGDPEQDLAASAVWGLVRTAQTEHPDRFVLLDLDDHPDSAAALPAALATGEPQLALRAGLPHRPRLARAAAQDASAPVDLTGTVLVTGASGTLGRLVTRHLVEAHGARDLVLLSRRGADAEGVAEWVDELDRLTASVRVLACDAGDRADLARTLAGLPTPPTAVVHVAGVLDDGVLTAQDPERLDRVFTPKVDAVVNLHELTGSADLTAFVLFSSAAGTFGSAGQANYAAANAFLDAFAQHRRARGLPAVSLAWALWERRSAMTGHLGDADVARMTRGGMVPLSSRDGLGLFDAALRSPHPVLVPAAFDTAKLRARPDSVPPLLRDLVRGPVRRATATAATDHGLARRLAALPEADRERALVDLVRGHAATVLGHASPQEVGAHRPFKDLGFESLTAVELRNRLGAATGLRLPATLVFDHPTPAALAGALRDRLLPADAALPDAGGEAEIRRVLAELPVSRLREAGLLDALLGIAGRSGAPEPAEDAGIDELDVAALVDLALETGVES, translated from the coding sequence ATGGCGGAGGAGCAGAAGCTCAGGGAGTACCTCAAGCGGGCCACCACCGAGCTGCGGCAGGCGCGCCGCAGGCTCGCCGAGGTCGAGGACCGGGAACCCGACCCGATCGCCCTGGTCGCGATGGGGTGCCGCTTCCCCGGCGGGGTGCGCACCCCCGAGCGGTTGTGGCAGCTGCTGGAAGCCGGAGCGGACCTGGTGTCCGGGTTCCCGGCCGAACGCGGTTGGGACCAGGACGCCCTCTACGACCCCGACCCCGACGCGCCGGGCCGCACCTACGTGGTCGAGGGCGGCTTCCTGTCCGAGGTCGACCACTTCGACGCCGGGTTCTTCGGGATCTCCCCGCGCGAGGCCGCCGCCACAGACCCGCAGCAGCGGCTGCTGCTGGAGACCGCGTGGGAGACCGTCGAACGCGCGGGCATCGACCCCCTCTCGCTCGCGGGCAGCCGTACCGGCGTCTACATCGGCTGCCACTACCAGGACCACGGCGTGCTGCTCAACCGCGCGCCCGAGAGCTACGAGGGCTACCTGGTCACGGCGAGCAACACCAGCGTCGTGTCGGGCCGGATCTCCTACGCGCTCGGCCTGCGCGGACCCGCGGTCACCATCGACACGGCCTGCTCCTCGTCGCTCACCGCGCTGCACCTGGCTGCCCGCTCGGTGCGCGAGGGCGAGTGCGACCTCGCGCTGGCGGGCGGGGTCGCCGTCATGGCGACCCCGGCCTCCTTCACCGGGTTCAGCCGCCAGCGGGGACTCGCCGTGGACGGGCGGTGCAAGGCGTTCGCCGCCGCCGCTGACGGGATGGGGCTGGCCGAGGGCCTCGGGCTCGTGCTGGTCGAGCGGTTGTCGGACGCGCGGCGCAACGGGCACCCGGTGCTGGCGGTGCTGCGCGGTTCGGCGGTGAACCAGGACGGCGCGTCGAACGGGTTGACCGCGCCGAACGGCACCGCCCAGCAGGACGTCATCCGGCTGGCGCTGGCCGACGCCCGGCTCTCCGCCGACCAGGTCGACGCGGTGGAGGCGCACGGCACCGGAACCACGCTGGGCGACCCGATCGAAGCCCAGGCGCTGCTGGCGACCTACGGGCAGGGACGCGAACGCCCCCTGTGGCTGGGGTCCGTCAAGTCCAACACCGGCCACACCCAGACCGCGTCCGGCATCGCGGGCGTGATCAAGGTGGTGTTGGCGTTGCGGCACGGGTTCCTGCCGAGGACGTTGCACGTCGACGCGCCGTCCCCGCACGTGGACTGGTCCGCGGGGAAGGTCGAGCTGCTCACCGAGGGGCGGCCCTGGCCCGAGGTGGGGCGCCCCAGGCGCGCCGGGGTGTCCTCGTTCGGGGTCAGCGGCACCAATGTGCACGTCATCCTCGAACAGGTCGAGGACGCGCCCGTCGAGCCGACGCCCGTGCGGCAGGTCGTGCCGCTCCTGCTCTCCGCCAAGACCCCGCAGGCGCTCCGCGCCTGCGCCGCCCAGCTCGCACCCGTGGTTCGCACCGGGCTGGTCGACGTGGGTCACTCGCTCGCCACGACCCGTTCCGCCTTCGAGCGGCGAGCCGTCCTTGTCGCGCCCGATCCCGACGCGGCGGAACGAGGACTCACCGCCCTCGCGGAGGGGGGAGAGCTACCCGAGCTGATCCAGGGGGCGGCTGTGGACCGGGGAGAGGTCGTGTTCGTGTTTCCCGGTCAGGGTTCGCAGTGGGTGGGGATGGGGTTGGGGCTTCGGGATTCCTGTCCGGTTTTTGCGGCCCGGTTGGACGAGTGCGCAGAGGCTTTGCGGTCCTTTGTGGACTGGGACCTCCTCGGTGTCTTGGGTGATCCTGGGGCTTTGGAGCGTGTTGATGTTGTGCAGCCGGTGTTGTGGGCGGTGATGGTGTCCCTGGCTGCGGTGTGGGAGTCCTATGGTGTCCGTCCCGCTGCTGTGCTCGGCCATTCGCAGGGTGAGATCGCTGCCGCGTGTGTGAGTGGCGCGTTGTCGTTGGTCGATGGTGCGCGGGTTGTGGCGTTGCGGAGCAGGGCGATCAGGGCGTTGGCCGGTCGTGGTGGCATGGTCTCCATTGCCCTGCCTGCGAACCTGGTGCGGGAGCGGTTGGTCGAGGGTGTCTCGGTCGCCGCCGTGAACGGCCCGGAGTCCACGGTGGTGTCCGGTGGTTCCGCAGGGCTTGAGGAGTTCTTCGCCGCTGCGGAGCGGGATGGTCTGCGGGTCAAGTGGATCCCGGTGGACTACGCCTCGCACTCGGCGCACGTGGAGGAGATCCGCGAGGAGTTGTTGGCCGCCCTCGGTCCGATCAGTCCTGTGGTGGGGCGTGTTCCGCTGCTGTCCGCCGTGACCGGTGAGCTGGTCGACGGTTCGGGTTTGGGTGCGGCGTACTGGTACCGGAACCTGCGGGAGACCGTGGAGTTCGAGCGGGCTGTCAGGTCGTTGTCCGAACGCGGCTTTGGTGCGTTCGTGGAGGTCAGCGCTCACCCCGTGCTCACGCTGGGCGTGCAGCAGACCGCCGAGGACGCCCTGGTCGTGGGCACCCTGCGCCGCGATGAGGACGGCCTGGACCGCGTCCTGAGCTCTCTCGCGGAAGCCCACGTCAACGGCGTTGAGGTCGACTGGTCCCCGGCGTTCCCCGACGCGCACCGCGTCGACCTGCCCACCTACCCCTTCCAGCGCCAGCGCCACCGGCTCCCCGTCGGCGAGCGCGCGGGCGCCGATGTCGAGTCCGCCGGGCTGCGCCCCGCAGGCCACCCCCTCCTCGGCGCGGCCGTCGAGATGCCCGGCGGCGGTGCGCTGCTGACTGGCCGGATCTCGCTGCGCGAGCACCCCTGGCTCGCCGACCACTCGGTCTTCGGGACGGTGCTGCTACCGGGGACCGCCTTCCTCGAACTGGCCGTCCACGCCGCCGACACCACGGGGTGCGGTCGGATCGAGGAGCTTGCCCTAGAGGCCCCGCTGGTGCTGCCCGAACGGGGTGCGGCGCAGCTCCAGCTCGCCGTCGACCCGGAGGACGAGACCGGTGCCCGGACCTTCCACCTCCACTCCAGGAAGGGAGACGCGGCCGAGTGGACCCGCAACGCCACCGGTGTCCTCGCGGCGAACCCCGGCGCACCCGAGACCGTCGCCGACGCCGAGTGGCCGCCGCGCGGAGCCGACCCCGTTCCCGTGGACGACTTCTACACCGGGTTCACTGAACGGGGCTACGGACACGGGCCCGCGTTCCAGGGGCTGCGCGCCGCCTGGCGCAGGGGTGACGAGGTGTTCGCCGAGGTCCGCCTGCCCGAGGAGTTGACGGGAGGCGCCGACCGCTACGGCCTGCACCCGGCGCTCCTCGACGCGGCCACCCACGCGGTCGCCCTCACCGGGGCCCGACGGGACGACGCGCACCTGCCGTTCTCCTGGCAGGGCGTGACGCTGCACGCCACCGGGGCCACCTCGGTGCGGGTCCGGGTCCTCGCCACCGGGCCGGACACCTACCGGGTCGCGCTGACCGACGAGACGGGCGCCCCGGTGGCCACCGCCGAGTCGCTGACCGTCCGCCCGGTCACCGAGGAGCAGGTGCGCCCCGCCCACGACTCGCTGTTCCACGTGCGCTGGGCGCCCGTTCCCGGTGACAACGGCGGCGGCGGTGCGCCGGTGGTGGCCGTCCCGCACGACGAACTGCGCCTCGCCACCCGGCTCACCGGCCCAGCCCTGCCCACCGATCCCGCAGCCGCCCCACCGGGATTCGCGCTCGCCACCTTCGCTGGTGGCGCCACCGACCTCGCCTCCGCCACCAGGGCGGTCACCGCCCGCGCCCTCGAGCTGCTCCAGAGCTGGCTCGCCGACGACCGGCTCGTCGAGAGCACCCTGGTCGTGTGCACGCGCGGCGCGGTGCGCACCGGCTCCGGCGACCCGGAGCAGGACCTCGCGGCCTCGGCGGTGTGGGGCCTGGTCAGGACGGCCCAGACCGAGCACCCCGACCGGTTCGTCCTGCTCGACCTGGACGACCACCCCGACAGCGCGGCGGCGCTCCCGGCCGCACTGGCCACCGGCGAACCTCAGCTGGCCCTGCGCGCCGGGCTCCCGCACCGCCCGCGCCTGGCCCGCGCCGCCGCGCAGGACGCGTCCGCGCCCGTCGACCTCACCGGCACCGTGCTCGTCACCGGGGCGAGCGGCACGCTCGGCAGGCTGGTCACCCGGCACCTCGTCGAGGCGCACGGCGCGCGGGACCTCGTGCTGCTCAGCAGGCGCGGTGCGGACGCCGAGGGCGTCGCGGAGTGGGTGGACGAGCTGGACCGGCTCACCGCGTCCGTCCGGGTCCTCGCCTGCGACGCGGGGGACCGGGCCGACCTCGCCCGCACCCTGGCCGGGTTGCCGACCCCGCCGACCGCCGTCGTGCACGTCGCGGGCGTCCTCGACGACGGGGTCCTCACCGCCCAGGACCCGGAGCGGCTCGACCGGGTGTTCACGCCCAAGGTCGACGCCGTGGTCAACCTGCACGAGCTGACCGGGAGCGCGGACCTGACGGCGTTCGTGCTGTTCTCCTCGGCCGCGGGCACCTTCGGCAGCGCGGGCCAGGCCAACTACGCCGCGGCCAACGCGTTCCTGGACGCCTTCGCCCAGCACCGGCGCGCCCGCGGCCTGCCCGCCGTCTCGCTGGCGTGGGCGCTGTGGGAGCGGCGCAGCGCGATGACCGGCCACCTCGGCGACGCCGACGTCGCCCGCATGACCAGGGGCGGCATGGTCCCGCTCAGCTCGCGGGACGGGCTCGGCCTGTTCGACGCCGCCCTGCGCTCACCGCACCCGGTGCTGGTGCCCGCCGCGTTCGACACGGCCAAGCTGCGCGCTCGTCCGGACAGCGTCCCGCCACTGCTGCGCGACCTCGTCAGGGGACCTGTGCGCCGAGCCACCGCCACCGCCGCCACCGACCACGGGCTCGCGCGCCGACTCGCCGCGCTGCCCGAGGCCGACCGGGAGCGGGCGCTCGTCGACCTGGTGCGCGGCCACGCCGCCACCGTGCTCGGCCACGCCTCGCCGCAGGAGGTCGGGGCGCACCGCCCGTTCAAGGACCTCGGGTTCGAGTCGCTCACGGCGGTGGAGCTGCGCAACCGGCTCGGCGCCGCCACCGGGCTGCGGCTGCCCGCGACCCTCGTCTTCGACCACCCGACCCCCGCCGCGCTCGCCGGGGCGCTGCGCGACCGGCTTCTCCCGGCCGACGCCGCACTCCCCGATGCCGGTGGCGAGGCGGAGATCCGCCGCGTGCTCGCCGAGCTGCCGGTGTCCCGGCTCCGCGAGGCCGGTCTGCTCGACGCCCTCCTCGGCATCGCGGGGCGGTCCGGGGCGCCCGAGCCCGCCGAGGACGCGGGGATCGACGAGTTGGACGTCGCCGCGCTGGTCGACCTGGCACTGGAGACCGGGGTGGAGTCGTGA
- a CDS encoding SDR family NAD(P)-dependent oxidoreductase has product MMEDAKLLDYLKRVTTELQSTRERLRLVETAAVEPVAIVGMGCRFPGGARSPELFWELLADGVDALSEFPTDRGWDLESLHHPDPDHRGTSYVREGGFLHDAAEFDAEFFGISPREALAMDPQQRLLLETSWEAVERAGIDPRSLRGTRTGVFAGTNGQDYPAVLEGVAGEVEGYAGTGSAASVFSGRVAYCLGLEGPALSVDTACSSSLVALHLAVQSLRRGECALALAGGATVMATPGVFVEFSRQRGLAADGRCKAFAEAADGTGWGEGVGVLLLERLSDARRNGHPVLAVVRGSAVNQDGASNGLTAPNGPSQRRVILDALADAGLSTADVDAVEAHGTGTTLGDPIEAQALLATYGLGRVRPLLLGSVKSNLGHAQAAAGVAGVIKMVLALRRGFLPRTLHVDAPSSRVDWSAGKVELLTRGRSWPETGAPRRAGVSSFGVSGTNAHVILEQAPEGRTPQTPVDSAVPLVLSAKGEASLRELGERLVPALGAGLADVGHSLLVSRSTWEQRAVLVTEVGSAEAGLTALAAGQEFPGLVRGVATKRGKVAFVFPGQGSQWVGMGLGLRESCPVFAARLDECAEALRSFVDWDLLGVLGDPGALGRVDVVQPVLWAVMVSLAAVWESYGVRPAAVVGHSQGEIAAACVSGALSLVDGARVVALRSRAIRALAGRGGMVSVALPADRVRERLVSGLSVAAVNGPESTVVSGDLLALEEFFAAAERDGLRVKRIPVDYASHSAHVEEIREELLEVLGPISPVVGRVPLLSAVTGELVEGSGLDAAYWYRNLRRTVEFERAVRSLSERGFGTFIEVSAHPVLTLGVQQTAEDALVVGTLRRDEDGLDRVLLSLAEAHVNGVEVDWSPAFPGAHRVDLPTYPFQRRRFWPTTQEGDLDDLTPVVDLPDGGVVLAGRLAVRDWFADHVLGDEVVLPGTAFLEVAVRAGDVVGCAHVDVMTLESPLVLPDRGSAEVRVVIGPDRGARSIEVHSRRADEDDWTRHATGLISVHAPAAPAVEPWPPRGATRLPLDEVSPDVRELWQRGDEVFAEVALSAVEAGDAHRFGLHPALLDAGIRATATGGGERRPFEWTGFTLHASGATAMRLRVAPAGADKVSITASDLTGALVATVDSLTSREVPTSEAVDRRRALFALEWTARTAATSVVRDDVTTAHVAAPPGTGPAEAAHLLAGQVLELLRDQLAEDRPGVLAVVTRGAVTTPVDPAAAAVWGLVRAAQREHPGRFVLVDVDEHPESLRALPAAVALGEPEVALREGEVLLPSLTKGVARGDGLQFTGVVLVTGAADGLAGLVARHLVAAHGVRDLVLVSRRGEVAPGSVDLRDELAAAGARVLLAACDVADRAALAALLDQVGPISSVVHAAAVLDDAVITSLTSDAVDRVLRAKADAVVNLHELAGELDAFVVFSSASGTLGGAGMGGYGAANAFLDAFARHRRSLGLPALSLAWGLWERAGGMAGRLGQASLRRMGRSGIAAMSDAEGLALFDAACRTGADVVLPMRLDPDVLRDPAADLPPLLRGQARPASRRAVAVVPERDGPARALDGLFGAELEEHLLDLVRAHAAAVLGHDTPKAVAPDHSFKELGFDSLTGVELRNRLGAATGLRLPATLVFDHPTPRALAAELRADLGEREHAADPLGVEVLLDRLEAALRKTELSAEERGDIAARLRDAAAHADPGTAANEIESATDDELFQLIDRKLGTL; this is encoded by the coding sequence CTGATGGAAGACGCGAAGCTGCTCGACTACCTCAAGCGGGTCACCACCGAGCTCCAGTCCACCAGGGAACGTCTCCGGCTGGTCGAGACGGCGGCGGTGGAGCCCGTCGCGATCGTCGGGATGGGCTGCCGGTTCCCCGGTGGCGCGCGCTCCCCGGAGCTGTTCTGGGAGCTGCTGGCGGACGGGGTCGACGCCCTCTCCGAGTTCCCCACGGACCGGGGGTGGGACCTGGAGTCGTTGCACCACCCCGATCCCGACCACCGGGGCACCTCTTACGTGCGGGAGGGCGGTTTCCTGCACGACGCGGCGGAGTTCGACGCGGAGTTCTTCGGCATCTCGCCGCGCGAGGCGCTGGCGATGGACCCCCAGCAACGACTCCTGCTCGAGACCTCGTGGGAGGCGGTGGAGCGGGCGGGCATCGACCCCAGGTCGTTGCGGGGCACCCGCACCGGCGTGTTCGCGGGCACCAACGGCCAGGACTACCCGGCGGTGCTCGAGGGCGTCGCGGGCGAGGTCGAGGGGTACGCGGGGACCGGCAGCGCGGCCAGCGTGTTCTCCGGGCGCGTCGCCTACTGCCTCGGCTTGGAGGGACCGGCGCTCAGCGTGGACACCGCGTGCTCGTCGTCGCTGGTCGCGCTGCACCTGGCAGTGCAGTCGCTCCGCAGGGGCGAGTGCGCGCTGGCCTTGGCGGGCGGGGCGACGGTGATGGCGACGCCCGGTGTGTTCGTGGAGTTCAGCCGTCAGCGGGGGCTCGCCGCGGACGGGCGGTGCAAGGCGTTCGCCGAGGCCGCCGACGGCACGGGGTGGGGCGAAGGCGTCGGTGTGCTGCTGCTGGAGCGGTTGTCGGACGCGCGGCGCAACGGGCACCCGGTGCTGGCGGTGGTGCGGGGTTCGGCGGTGAACCAGGACGGTGCGTCGAACGGGTTGACCGCGCCGAACGGGCCGTCGCAACGCCGGGTGATCCTGGACGCGCTGGCTGACGCCGGGCTGTCCACCGCGGACGTCGACGCCGTCGAGGCCCACGGGACGGGAACGACGTTGGGTGATCCGATTGAGGCGCAGGCGTTGTTGGCGACGTATGGGTTGGGTCGTGTTCGGCCGTTGTTGTTGGGGTCGGTGAAGTCGAATCTTGGTCATGCGCAGGCTGCTGCGGGTGTGGCTGGTGTGATCAAGATGGTGTTGGCGTTGCGGCGGGGTTTTTTGCCCAGGACGTTGCACGTTGACGCGCCGTCTTCGCGGGTGGACTGGTCTGCGGGGAAGGTTGAGCTGTTGACGCGGGGGCGGTCGTGGCCGGAGACGGGTGCTCCGCGTCGTGCGGGGGTCTCGTCGTTCGGGGTCAGCGGAACCAACGCGCATGTGATCTTGGAGCAGGCCCCTGAGGGGAGAACCCCGCAGACCCCGGTTGATTCGGCTGTGCCGCTGGTGCTGTCGGCAAAGGGCGAGGCGTCGTTGCGCGAACTGGGGGAGCGGCTTGTCCCGGCCCTAGGCGCGGGGCTCGCCGACGTCGGCCACTCGCTCCTGGTGAGCAGGTCGACCTGGGAGCAGCGCGCGGTGCTGGTCACCGAGGTGGGATCTGCGGAAGCTGGGCTCACCGCCCTGGCCGCTGGACAGGAGTTCCCCGGACTGGTCCGAGGCGTCGCCACCAAGCGCGGCAAGGTCGCGTTCGTGTTTCCCGGTCAGGGTTCGCAGTGGGTGGGAATGGGGTTGGGGCTTCGGGAGTCGTGTCCGGTTTTTGCGGCTCGGTTGGACGAGTGCGCAGAGGCTTTGCGGTCCTTTGTGGACTGGGACCTCCTCGGTGTCTTGGGTGATCCTGGGGCTTTGGGTCGTGTTGATGTTGTGCAGCCGGTGTTGTGGGCGGTGATGGTGTCGCTGGCTGCGGTGTGGGAGTCGTATGGTGTCCGTCCTGCTGCGGTGGTGGGTCATTCGCAGGGTGAGATCGCTGCCGCGTGTGTGAGTGGCGCGTTGTCGTTGGTCGATGGTGCGCGGGTTGTGGCGTTGCGGAGCAGGGCGATCAGGGCGTTGGCCGGTCGTGGTGGCATGGTCTCCGTCGCCTTACCCGCTGATCGGGTGCGGGAACGACTGGTGTCCGGTCTTTCGGTCGCTGCGGTGAACGGCCCGGAGTCCACGGTGGTGTCCGGTGATCTGCTTGCCCTGGAGGAGTTCTTCGCCGCTGCGGAGCGGGATGGCTTACGGGTCAAGCGAATCCCGGTGGATTACGCCTCGCACTCGGCGCACGTGGAGGAGATCCGCGAGGAGTTGTTGGAGGTTCTCGGTCCGATCAGTCCTGTGGTGGGGCGTGTTCCGTTGCTGTCCGCCGTGACCGGTGAGCTGGTCGAGGGTTCGGGGTTGGATGCGGCGTACTGGTACCGGAACCTGCGGCGGACGGTCGAGTTCGAGCGGGCTGTCAGGTCGTTGTCCGAACGCGGGTTCGGGACGTTCATCGAGGTCAGCGCTCACCCCGTGCTCACGCTGGGCGTGCAGCAGACCGCCGAGGACGCCCTGGTCGTGGGCACCTTGCGCCGCGATGAGGACGGCCTGGACCGGGTCCTGCTGTCCCTGGCCGAGGCGCACGTCAACGGCGTTGAGGTCGACTGGTCTCCGGCGTTCCCCGGCGCGCACCGCGTCGACCTGCCCACCTACCCGTTCCAGCGCAGGCGCTTCTGGCCCACCACGCAGGAGGGTGATCTCGACGACCTCACCCCGGTGGTCGACTTGCCCGACGGTGGCGTCGTCCTGGCCGGGCGGCTCGCGGTCCGGGACTGGTTCGCCGATCACGTGCTCGGTGACGAGGTCGTCCTGCCCGGCACCGCGTTCCTGGAAGTCGCGGTCAGGGCCGGGGACGTGGTCGGCTGCGCCCACGTCGACGTGATGACCTTGGAATCTCCCCTCGTGCTCCCCGACCGGGGTTCCGCCGAGGTGCGCGTCGTCATCGGCCCTGATCGGGGCGCCAGGAGCATCGAGGTGCACTCCCGCCGCGCGGACGAGGACGACTGGACCCGGCACGCGACCGGTCTGATCAGCGTGCACGCGCCCGCCGCCCCCGCCGTCGAGCCGTGGCCGCCGCGAGGAGCCACCCGGCTGCCGCTGGACGAGGTGTCGCCGGACGTGCGCGAGCTCTGGCAGCGGGGCGACGAGGTCTTCGCCGAAGTGGCCCTGTCCGCGGTGGAAGCCGGGGACGCGCACCGGTTCGGCCTCCACCCCGCGCTGCTCGACGCGGGCATCCGGGCGACCGCCACCGGTGGCGGGGAGCGCCGCCCCTTCGAGTGGACCGGTTTCACCCTGCACGCCTCCGGGGCGACCGCGATGCGCCTGCGGGTGGCCCCTGCGGGGGCGGACAAGGTGTCCATCACCGCGAGCGACCTGACCGGTGCGCTGGTCGCCACCGTCGACTCGCTGACCTCCAGGGAGGTCCCCACATCCGAGGCCGTCGACCGGCGCCGCGCCCTGTTCGCCCTGGAGTGGACCGCCCGCACCGCCGCAACCTCCGTCGTCCGGGACGACGTCACCACCGCGCATGTCGCCGCGCCCCCCGGCACAGGCCCCGCCGAGGCCGCGCACCTGCTCGCCGGGCAGGTGCTGGAACTGCTGCGCGACCAGCTCGCCGAGGACCGGCCGGGGGTGCTGGCCGTGGTCACGAGAGGTGCGGTGACCACCCCGGTCGACCCGGCTGCCGCCGCTGTCTGGGGCCTCGTCCGCGCGGCCCAGCGGGAGCACCCCGGCAGGTTCGTGCTCGTCGACGTCGACGAGCACCCGGAATCGCTGCGCGCGCTGCCCGCCGCCGTCGCGCTGGGGGAGCCCGAGGTCGCCCTCCGGGAGGGTGAGGTGCTGCTGCCCTCGCTGACCAAGGGCGTGGCGCGGGGCGACGGGCTGCAGTTCACCGGCGTCGTCCTGGTCACCGGGGCCGCCGACGGGCTGGCTGGTCTCGTCGCGCGCCACCTCGTCGCCGCGCACGGCGTGCGGGACCTGGTGCTGGTCAGCCGCAGGGGTGAGGTGGCTCCCGGCTCGGTCGACCTGCGCGATGAGCTGGCCGCCGCGGGGGCGCGCGTGCTGCTCGCGGCGTGCGACGTCGCCGACCGCGCCGCTCTGGCCGCGTTGCTCGACCAGGTCGGCCCGATCTCGTCGGTGGTGCACGCGGCGGCGGTGCTCGACGACGCCGTGATCACCTCGCTCACCTCCGACGCCGTCGACCGGGTGCTGCGAGCCAAGGCGGACGCCGTGGTCAACCTGCACGAGTTGGCCGGTGAGCTGGACGCGTTCGTGGTCTTCTCCTCCGCGTCGGGCACGCTCGGCGGCGCCGGGATGGGCGGTTACGGGGCGGCGAACGCGTTCCTGGACGCGTTCGCCCGTCACCGCCGCTCGCTCGGCCTGCCCGCCCTGTCGTTGGCCTGGGGTCTGTGGGAGCGCGCCGGAGGCATGGCGGGCAGGCTCGGGCAGGCGAGCCTGCGGCGGATGGGGCGGTCGGGGATCGCGGCCATGTCCGACGCCGAAGGGCTCGCTCTCTTCGACGCGGCCTGCCGCACCGGTGCGGACGTCGTCCTGCCGATGCGGCTGGACCCGGACGTGCTGCGCGACCCGGCCGCGGACCTGCCCCCGCTGCTGCGCGGTCAAGCGCGTCCCGCGTCGCGCCGGGCGGTCGCCGTCGTCCCGGAGCGCGACGGCCCCGCCCGCGCGCTGGACGGCCTCTTCGGGGCCGAACTGGAGGAGCACCTGCTGGACCTGGTCCGCGCGCACGCCGCCGCGGTGCTCGGGCACGACACCCCGAAGGCGGTCGCCCCCGACCACTCGTTCAAGGAGTTGGGCTTCGACTCGCTCACCGGGGTCGAGCTGCGCAACCGGCTCGGCGCCGCCACCGGGCTGCGGCTGCCCGCGACCCTCGTGTTCGACCACCCCACGCCCCGTGCCCTGGCGGCCGAGCTCCGAGCGGACCTCGGCGAGCGGGAGCACGCCGCCGACCCCCTCGGCGTCGAGGTGCTGCTGGACCGCTTGGAGGCCGCGCTGCGAAAGACCGAGCTGAGCGCGGAGGAGCGCGGCGACATCGCCGCCAGGTTGCGGGACGCGGCGGCGCACGCCGATCCAGGCACGGCCGCGAACGAGATCGAATCGGCCACCGATGACGAGCTGTTCCAGCTCATCGACCGGAAGTTGGGCACGCTGTGA